DNA from bacterium:
TGCACCTATGCAACGACCTCCTATGTCATGATACTCAGAGGTAAGGATGTCTATCCTGCCATCATTATCAAGGTCAGCAACTGTTGGATGTGTCTGAGGGGTATATTCGGGAAGTTTATTTAAATTAATTCCTCCAAGACCATAATAAGGATGAGATGCGAGAATATCGGGGTTTTCAGGAGAGCCCATATTTTTCCACATATTTAAATATGTCCCCCCACAACTTGTATATCCTTCTGCATATATCTCATCATAAGAGCCATCGCTGTTAAAATCAGCAAAGGAGACCCCTGACATAATATGGCCTCCAACGAGATAGGGCTTTTGTTTATCCTCAAGGTATGTAGGATGTGGGTAGTGGGGATTAGCCTTTTCAGGGATGTTCTCAAAGGCAATCATAATACCATCACCTCCTATGAACATATCAGAATCAGAATCTCCATCAAGGTCAGCAAGACCAATGGATGCCACAACATAATCTCCTTCACAACCAATAAAATAAAGTCCACGAAGTAACCACATTGGAGAAGGGGTTCCTGTGTTTGAATACCAACTACTATATCCCATTTCATTATCCACAAATACAAAGTCAGGAGTATTATCACAATTTATATCAACAATATCCCCTCCTGGATTTGCTCCCTTTCCTGCCCCAAAATTATGAGTAGGAAGGTCTAATTCTGGCTTTCTGATAAATACACAATCTTGATTCTCATAGGCAAGGAAATCTTCAGTATTACTTGTTGTTGTTCCCCACCTTAAACACTGAAGGATAAGGTCAGGGTCACCATCATTATCCAGGTCTCCTAATTCAGGAGAGGGAGAATACCAGGCATTTATAACCTTAATATCCTTAATATCCCAAGAAGAATATCTTTGCCAGGCAAATGGTTCTATAGCTTTATATCCTAGAATATCATAGGTTTTTGTTCCAGATTGTAAGGATTTATAAAGGGTTATAAAGATGTCTAATAGTCCATCCTTATCAATATCGCCAAGTGTGATATATCCTTCATTCATATCAAAATATATATCCTTCTTCTTTGTAAATATTGGGTTATACCTTGTCCCTCTATTCTCAAATACAGAGACAGTTCCATTCACCGGGCTACTTACTAAAAGGTCAAAGTCTCCATCATTATCTATGTCTCCAAACTCAGGTCTTGTTCCCCCTGGCAGAATATCCTGAGGGGAAGGCACCCAGGGCCTTTTTTGGAATCTTGGATATTGTGGAGAGAGCTTAATGGATGCACGATGTGTTTTTTTATGTTTTACCCCTGGGATTGGGCTTAAGGTTGTGTTTGTCAGGCTTCCATCCTGGAAATATTCCTGCCATTCCCCTCCATAAGATAGAAATGGAAGGAAGATAAGTATAACAAATATAGCCTTCCTGGTCATTTTTTGATTCCTCATTTCTGATATTATATTTCACGCAAAGGCGCAAAGCTCACAAAGGTTACAAAGGACAGAAGACAAAAAAACAGAC
Protein-coding regions in this window:
- a CDS encoding VCBS repeat-containing protein codes for the protein MRNQKMTRKAIFVILIFLPFLSYGGEWQEYFQDGSLTNTTLSPIPGVKHKKTHRASIKLSPQYPRFQKRPWVPSPQDILPGGTRPEFGDIDNDGDFDLLVSSPVNGTVSVFENRGTRYNPIFTKKKDIYFDMNEGYITLGDIDKDGLLDIFITLYKSLQSGTKTYDILGYKAIEPFAWQRYSSWDIKDIKVINAWYSPSPELGDLDNDGDPDLILQCLRWGTTTSNTEDFLAYENQDCVFIRKPELDLPTHNFGAGKGANPGGDIVDINCDNTPDFVFVDNEMGYSSWYSNTGTPSPMWLLRGLYFIGCEGDYVVASIGLADLDGDSDSDMFIGGDGIMIAFENIPEKANPHYPHPTYLEDKQKPYLVGGHIMSGVSFADFNSDGSYDEIYAEGYTSCGGTYLNMWKNMGSPENPDILASHPYYGLGGINLNKLPEYTPQTHPTVADLDNDGRIDILTSEYHDIGGRCIGAFRNISTQTSSLSFEQKKTWDITGAYLVLTGLDDLETMDPCPFALDLDNDRDYDVILLTSYRFLIIENTGTKESPTWKRNKVWEEEIDYRAIGYGTDTFGFWKNIGHIFPTAMDLDGDNLEDLVVIGKSGLHIYKRLGTLTSPWFQRMPEWEDNLKPLVRCSIHMPCGVDIDNDGDYDLAIAYKDSGPLMLINNSFHHPLGTYTSSIFDAGSSVIFENIFWKERKPFSTELSMYVRSGNSTSTLSSWKKVSNGESLNLNA